A genomic region of Saccopteryx bilineata isolate mSacBil1 chromosome 1, mSacBil1_pri_phased_curated, whole genome shotgun sequence contains the following coding sequences:
- the LINGO3 gene encoding leucine-rich repeat and immunoglobulin-like domain-containing nogo receptor-interacting protein 3 translates to MTCCWLCVLSLQLLLLPAAPPPAGGCPSRCECTAQTRTVACPRRRLTAVPEGIPAETRLLELSRNRIRCLNPGDLAALPLLEELDLSENVIAHVEPGAFANLPRLRVLRLRGNLLKLIPPGVFTRLDNLTLLDLSENKLVILLDYTFQDLRSLRQLEVGDNDLVFISRRAFAGLMALEELTLERCNLTALSGESLSHLRGLGALRLRHLAIAALEDQNFRRLPGLLHLEIDNWPLLEEVAPGSLQGLNLTSLSVTHTNITAVPAAALRHQAHLTCLNLSHNPISTVPRGSFRDLIRLRELHLAGALLAVVEPQAFLGLRQIRLLNLSNNLLSTLEESTFHSVNTLETLRVDGNPLACDCRLLWIVQRRKTLNFDGRLPACATPAEVRGDALRNLPDSALFEYFVCRKPKIRERRLQQVTATAGEDVRFQCRAEGEPAPTVAWVTPQHRAVTIASAGRSRVLPGGTLEIRDARLQDSGTYTCVASNAGGNDTYFATLTVRPEPAANRTLGEGRNETQAAARFPLDLTTILVSTAMGCITFLGVVLFCFLLLFVWSRGRGQHKNNFSVEYSFRKVDGPAAGAGQGSARKFNMKMI, encoded by the coding sequence ATGACCTGCTGCTGGCTGTGTGTCCTGAGCCTGCAGCTCCTGCTCCTGCCTGCAGCTCCGCCCCCAGCAGGGGGCTGCCCATCTCGCTGTGAGTGCACAGCACAGACGCGCACGGTGGCCTGTCCCCGGCGCCGGCTGACTGCTGTGCCTGAAGGCATCCCGGCTGAGACCCGCCTGCTGGAGCTCAGCCGCAACCGCATCCGCTGCCTAAACCCAGGCGACCTGGCCGCCCTGCCGCTGCTGGAGGAGCTGGACTTGAGCGAGAACGTGATCGCGCACGTGGAGCCTGGGGCCTTCGCCAATCTGCCGCGTCTGCGTGTCCTGCGCCTGCGCGGCAACCTGCTCAAGCTCATTCCGCCCGGGGTCTTCACGCGCCTGGACAACCTCACATTGCTGGACCTAAGCGAGAATAAATTGGTCATCCTCCTAGATTACACCTTCCAGGACCTGCGCAGCCTCCGTCAGCTGGAGGTGGGCGACAACGATTTGGTGTTCATCTCGCGCCGGGCCTTCGCAGGGTTGATGGCGCTGGAGGAGCTGACCCTGGAGCGTTGCAATCTCACAGCTCTGTCAGGCGAGTCTCTAAGCCACCTACGGGGCCTGGGCGCCCTACGGCTGCGCCACCTAGCCATTGCTGCCCTGGAGGACCAGAACTTCCGCAGGCTCCCGGGCCTGCTGCACCTGGAGATTGATAACTGGCCGCTGCTGGAAGAGGTGGCCCCGGGCAGCCTGCAGGGCCTCAACCTGACCTCACTGTCGGTCACCCACACTAACATCACCGCCGTGCCAGCCGCCGCGCTGCGCCACCAGGCTCACCTCACCTGCCTGAATTTGTCTCACAACCCCATTAGCACAGTGCCGCGTGGGTCCTTCCGCGACCTGATCCGCCTGCGTGAGCTGCATTTGGCAGGGGCCCTACTGGCCGTGGTCGAGCCACAGGCCTTCCTGGGGCTGCGTCAGATCCGCCTGCTCAACCTCTCCAACAACCTACTGTCCACGCTGGAGGAGAGCACCTTCCACTCGGTCAATACTCTGGAGACACTACGCGTGGATGGAAACCCACTGGCCTGCGACTGTCGCCTGCTGTGGATCGTGCAGCGCCGCAAAACCCTCAACTTCGACGGACGGCTGCCGGCCTGCGCCACCCCTGCGGAGGTTCGTGGGGACGCATTGCGCAACCTGCCGGACTCGGCACTCTTTGAGTACTTCGTGTGCCGCAAGCCCAAGATTCGAGAGCGGCGGCTGCAGCAGGTCACCGCCACCGCGGGCGAGGACGTGCGCTTTCAGTGCCGCGCGGAAGGCGAGCCGGCACCCACCGTGGCTTGGGTGACGCCCCAGCACCGTGCAGTGACTATCGCTAGCGCCGGCCGGTCGCGCGTGCTGCCCGGGGGCACGCTGGAGATCCGGGACGCACGACTACAGGATAGCGGCACCTACACGTGCGTGGCCAGCAACGCGGGTGGCAACGACACCTACTTCGCCACGCTGACGGTGCGGCCAGAGCCAGCCGCCAACCGGACCCTGGGCGAGGGCCGCAACGAGACGCAGGCAGCCGCGCGCTTCCCGCTGGACCTCACCACTATTCTCGTGTCCACAGCCATGGGCTGCATCACCTTCCTGGGCGTCGTCCTCTTCTGCTTCCTGCTGCTCTTCGTATGGAGCCGGGGCCGTGGGCAGCACAAGAACAACTTCTCCGTGGAGTATTCCTTCCGCAAGGTAGACGGTCCCGCCGCTGGCGCCGGCCAGGGAAGTGCCCGCAAGTTCAACATGAAGATGATTTGA